In one Ochotona princeps isolate mOchPri1 chromosome 16, mOchPri1.hap1, whole genome shotgun sequence genomic region, the following are encoded:
- the ZNF575 gene encoding LOW QUALITY PROTEIN: zinc finger protein 575 (The sequence of the model RefSeq protein was modified relative to this genomic sequence to represent the inferred CDS: inserted 1 base in 1 codon), whose product MPEGGTEPAAGAADPGSTAQDPATQGGAPPKPTASGVAPSRPRRRPLPQRQHHCPDCDKAFSYPSKLATHQLAHGGAHPHPCSHCPKAFRHRSKLAAXLWTHAPSRPYPCPDCSKSFCYPSKLAAHRHMHHATDARPYPCPHCPKAFSFPSKLAAHRLCHDHPAAPGGQASGRHRCSSCDQAFGQRRLLLLHQRGHHQAEGQGEAVGQRRPWVGEKYQQAPST is encoded by the exons ATGCCGGAGGGAGGCACGGAGCCTGCTGCCGGGGCCGCCGATCCCGGTTCCACCGCCCAGGACCCGGCGACCCAAGGAGGAG CTCCGCCGAAGCCCACCGCGTCGGGGGTCGCACCTTCCCGGCCCCGCCGGCGGCCGCTGCCCCAGCGCCAGCACCACTGCCCCGACTGTGACAAGGCCTTCTCCTACCCCTCCAAGCTGGCCACGCACCAGTTGGCGCATGGCGGTGCCCACCCGCACCCCTGCTCACACTGCCCCAAGGCCTTCCGCCACCGCTCCAAGCTGGCTG ACCTCTGGACCCACGCCCCCTCACGTCCCTACCCGTGCCCCGACTGCTCCAAGTCCTTCTGTTACCCCTCCAAGCTGGCAGCCCACCGCCACATGCACCACGCCACAGACGCCCGCCCCTACCCCTGCCCGCACTGTCCCAAAGCCTTCTCCTTTCCCTCCAAGCTGGCCGCCCACCGCCTTTGCCACGACCATCCTGCGGCGCCGGGCGGCCAGGCCTCAGGCCGCCATCGGTGCTCCAGCTGTGACCAGGCTTTCGGCCAGAGACGCCTGCTGCTCCTCCACCAGCGCGGCCACCACCAGGCCGAGGGCCAGGGCGAGGCTGTTGGCCAACGCCGGCCTTGGGTTGGTGAGAAATACCAACAGGCTCCCTCAACTTAA